Genomic window (Centroberyx gerrardi isolate f3 chromosome 9, fCenGer3.hap1.cur.20231027, whole genome shotgun sequence):
TGAGGAGAAATTAAAACGCAGAGTGATGGAAAATACTTCAAATCTGTCATCACTTTTGGCAAATCAACATGGCATATTAAACCGTCAAAGGTTAGGTTGAAATGCCACAGAAGCAGCAACTAAGTCCTGTCTGGTTATGAGTAAGCAAACGTTTTCACCTTGCACATGTACTGTTTTTTTaggtcattgttttttttttgttgaccaCTTCCTGCCACATGTTCACCTCTTGTCTTGacattcacacatttcttttactgttttttcagCCTCTAAGCTGCTAAGCCATCATTTTcactcctttcttcttctacatcGTTCAGATTTCATTTTACACTGACCAAATCTGCAACACTCTGCACTTCATATTCCATCTGCACTTTGCTGTTGTTGCAGAAAAATCATGTTAACTGCAATTGCGGTGTTTCTCTCAACTTAAGGCCAGTATATTGATCGATGCCTGATGGACATCGCTGCAATGTCACCAACATTACATCATCGCTCGactttgattttggacgctGACGCTCATAAGAAGTATAAATACTAGAGTGATTACAGAACGCATCGCAGAGGTTCAGTCATCATTTGCTCTCAAGACATGCAGAAGCAGAAAATCAAGAGGTAAATGTACTCTcttttgtgcatttgtgagtTTAACAGCAGCCTTTTTTGCAAAGAAGACATGACAACAGAGCCAGTGATGGGTTCAAAGTTCAGTTCAATGTAAGTACCAGCGATGGCCGCAACGACCATCACTCAAAGTATAACCAACATGTCGACCATAAAGTGTGATAATCGCCGGTGGCCTGAAATTAACGCTGAGCGGGGCCgcacagacaatattgtctccagagtcaggcagctgtcagttgaagcagcgagctctgttgcctcatgctgcaacaacgagtccaaactgtttgccaaaatatctccaaaaagccGTTGGTGGCTCCAcatggagatgagaggaaacaTGACTCAGTTCCTCCATTATTCACACTTTCACTatgactgctgtggggtgagtttggtagaagacgatccactAGGGTTGTGACATTTCATTCGATAATCAATAAATTATCGAATGCATTAATTAATTGCCATATTCAAACATCAAAGGGAACGTTCGATATTGGCTATCCAATTGTATTGCCTATTTTTATCACTCAGTTTCACGTGATCAGGATAGTTTTAAACAGGAAACAAAACTTAAATAAGTTGAAAAATGGCTACTAACACTCGTCCCGCGGCTGCAGGAGCAAAATAAAAGATTATTAGCACACCGGAGAATCTTGCCATTGAAGTagcgcggccacactgatccgttgtgtctgtccgtctccgttcatttcaattcattttcaatgttacgcgtccgtctccgtcagatttccgtccgttttgacggacagacTGGACGAGAAATACGAGACGTTCCTACGTTAAATAGCGGCGAACacgttgacgttccaaaacagcccaacggacagaaatctatccgtcagtaaaattctgttttctgatggatcagtgtgtctTTCTGTCAAAACCTTCACTATATTGCCCTCTAGTGGGCATACCCAGTATatataaattacaaatattcgATTTGTAATTTTTGATCAATGTCACAGCCCTACTATCCACTGAGATCCACTTTCCAGCCGTGGATAGAAACATGTCGGTCGGTCTCCGTATCCTTTTCACAGacggcttttttggagatattttggcaaacagtttggactcattgttgcagcaagaggcaacggagctcgctgtttcTACCAACAGCTGACtatggagccaatattgtctgtgggtccaagaactacagggatggaagaaacaaattatatataggtccaaaatcaccaaacttatcctgtAAGTAACCTTTGTCCTTTAACAACCTCTGtgggtgaccagtaggaattgcaacaacatcgatagTCTCCTCCCACACAAGTCTCTGCCCCCACCTACTCCTCCCGTCCCCTTGAATTACAGTAGCCTGTAATTGATATTAGTGCAGGGttccaaaacagaaatgtctggtgaaaatgtaatatatcaccatgctaagtACTGCAATAGTAAACAAAGTaacatttgcttttttgtcttgagaacgaggcttttcaGCCTGAAATGTGTTGAGATGTGTTGCCTCTtcgtagcaccgtcctccatcactgagcagttgaaagtttttgttccaaaacagagtacaggacAGAAATTGAGTTTTAAAGCcggaaatctcagcacctggatacataatcattgagtcattggtattagatatattatggtcattttgtgctttggGGCAGTAAAACCCTTACTCAAATCCCCTTTAAGAGGAGTCTGCCTTCACATCGAAGACCGAGCCATTCTTGTATATCAGCATGGTGATCTCGTCTCCCTGTCCGAGGTCCATCACTGCCGAGTCTCTGGACCGCCTCACTGCCTGACTCTTATAGCCGGGACTCAAACACTCATCGCTGGCTCCCTCTGAGGTTGTGGAATCTCCCAGAATCCTCTCATGCTCCATGTCTTCTTCAGCGGCGTCATCGGTTTCCCACACCTCCCCCAGGACAGTGGTCTCCTCCAGGTCCTCAGGCGTCGGCACGGACTTGTCCTCCGGTTGCAGCGTCAGCTCATGtacctcctctttcatctccagCATCTCCTGTTGAGATCACATTGGCAGAGGATGGTATCAGTCTCAACTGAATAATTAAGTTTATTACACGGCTTTGTTGAAAactcagctctgattggtcagtgaAGGCATTCTGAGGTTTGTTACTTCTGCATGTTTTCTGGATAAAGAAGGTTTTACACCCTAGTGGCACTACTGAGTCTACAGCGAATCTCTATAGTGAATAAATGACTAAAAGTGCATATTTAAAAGcattagaaaacaaaaaaaaacccaaaatctGCATGATTTGGGTAAGAGTTACCTGATTCCCCGGTCGAAAGGTGTCTATTAGAATGACAGGTATCGGCACAGGAGGGAAGATCCTGTTTTTGATTCTAAGTATTAGAACAGAATATAAACTGTCAAACAGGACCAACCAGGATGAATTAAAGAGCAAAGACAAAACAGTTAATCAACTAAGTCGTATTCCTAAAAGTAAGGCAGAATATATTAAACTCAACACATCTCTCTGAAACGTGTTTATTTTATCCAACAATTGTTAGTCTGCATGTGACTCAGATGGGGCAGAGTTATTAGCCCTCACACACAGTTTGTTAATTATATTTCTATCCTaaaatgtagaatatttacAACATTTTGTCAAAAAGCAACGGTCATATGAAAAACAGTTAAAGCCGCTCACCTCTTTAAGATGAAGGTGCACAGTATTGAGGCtaaaaagaacacaaacagcAAGCCAAGACTCAGCCACACTAATTTGGGAAAGAACGTAAGATAGGATATGATAAATTAGTAGTCGCATATGGAAATACTTGCAGTTTACCAGTGGTGTGACtgagtcaactttgctcgagtcccaagtcagtctcaagtcttgaggcacaagtctcaagtcaagtcccaagtccaaatgtagattaccaagtcaagtcagaacaaatcaagtgTCTTAAATATCTTATCTATATATCttcaatatcttaaagaaaactaaatatctaggtcttttcaatgcaatatggttttaggATAAAAACCTGCATCATgggtttgatttctataattaGTTTCAactttagattttttgtcaagactttagaaaccttttcaagtcatcaaagttaagtcccaagtcaccagaacccaactcaagtcaagtctcaagtcttctcttcatgcatcaagtcaagtctcaaggaattaaaattgtgacttgtcTCGTACCGTTCACAGGATTCTCCGGATGTGTGGCGATAGATGTAAAGGCTTTGGGTCCGGCTCCCACTCTGGTTACTCCGGCCAGGCTGATGTTGTATCTGGATCCCGGCGTCAAGTTTTCCAGACGATATTCTGTGCTTGATGCTGATACATTATGGCACTCTAATGAAATGAGCGATGGAAAAACATGCAGTATGTCGCACATTGTCACAGAAATAATCATTACATGGCCATTTAtatgttgagtgagtttcacaGGCAGTTGGAATATTGtataattacaaaaacaaatcattgACAAAATATGCATTCTTTTCTTCAATCCTGTAAAACGTTTTGTAGATAATTTTTTTGTCCACCAACagcaaaaataacattttacagAGTGAACAAAAGCAGCGACTGATGAATGAAGTGTTATTGACAGAAGTGTACTGtttgtatttatattgttttgttttgttttattaggatccccattagctgccaAATTAATTCCTGGGATCctaaaaattaacatttttacactgaaaaaaaatcacacttttcAGAATTGTTCATCCATAATCCATGTTACAAAGTATGCTTTcgataaaaaaaatccactaaATGGCAGATTAtatgttaaaggataacgctggtgttttttaatgcatttcttaccgtcaacaaatcctatgaaaataataaaatcaacaatgtgtactcccgttactttccgacatcccacgttccctttttagccttcaaactggaagtcattggctccaattgtaagctaaaaaccttgaaatacagcttaCAAAGACAtgatttcaattttaaaaatcgctaactgttaccacgaaaagtcaggctgttgtagttattaccaaatcaaatccaaatgggaacaaattcttcattacgccggggactattttcggtgctacggaactactttcctgagttCGAAAACATgattacggtcggcttattaagttgtttgaggaaaaagtcggccggcccggtgcatcgtgatgatgaaatatgttgcccagagcaacggcatggctctttcatgtgtttttaatagtttttatttaatacaatggagttctatggctgctgggacatattgggcatcggctacatggacgagacaccagccttatcctttaagtaggagtagtaggagtGAATTTTGCACCTTCAGCCCCGTCTTGCGGACTGGTTCTCATGCTGCACACAGCGTAGTGTGTGAGGAAACCTTGCTGCTCTTCAGAGGGAATGGCTTTCCAGGACAGCTCAGCAGAATTGCATGTTTCGCTTAAAGCAGTGAAACCCTGAGGTTTGATGCGGGGAGctgaaaagggaaagaaaagttTAGTGTCTAAcaaaaatatgcatatatatatatttttttttagattattttcgTTCGGTTTCTGCTTTACTGGGCAGCagtggaggaagaaaagaaaagagagagacaaacagtcAGAAGAAGAGAGATATAGACAGAAAGGATGTTACGTTatgaaattaaagctgcactagaatTTCCACTTTTCATTTCTTACCTTAGCAATcaagctagcgatagcctagctagcattatgaatgtaaataccacaggaaattgaatgccgCAGCACTGTAGTTATCAGggaatatccatgtcttttaaatacgtgtggttcattttcggctttattttatgaaatttcTTATGTTTACATACgattcagccatgttggaaagagcgattGCGTCACAACTCGGACAATTTGCGCTGCATCTACAATCCCGATTTCTCCGACTTGATCATAATAAGGTGTTAATGTGGCGCTTCCTGGTCAGAAACTCGTTCAGACCGTAAACCCGACACCACTTGAATGCAGGGTTTGTTGGGGTGGAGATTGTGGAGAGGTTCAGCTATTgctggatttcactcttaaaggcgtactgagcaggatttcccccttgaaatagcataaactcatccaaaaatgatcctactcaatcattacttatggtagtctgtgacagtgtttgcagagagcctgctgccttctgcctggattttttaatttcttaatgttcgggacgtttctgggcgtcgaccttttggcagcaggtgtgtgcgGCAGCAACAAAAACCACTGCTAAATTGTTTTCtatctaaaagcctcgctggctgCGGTAGCCGTTTCAAACTctaaaacagagcaactggtcagagcTAATGTGTATCGTGAACTgccagctagctaccgttagcgtaGTTTtattgtagtagaaaagctgatagctaagcttACCTTTCCAACAGGaaacaggccaactctgcgTCGCTCTTCAACCATCCTCTCCAATCACATTCTCCAACGGGTGAAAGCaaaccccagattcactctcgttttggaacaagcctacttttctttccttttttttttttacagatttttaccattttttacCATTCTGGCAACCGCCGGGAGGCGGGGCCAACTTTGAaagatgtgtttacaagccacaggcagcaaaatcctactcagtatgcctttaagttTGGATTCACCAcatcctgtgtggagaagattcaGCCAGCGCCCGTACCAACTTTGCACGAAttgggtgaatctacagcatctcagttaGAAAAATATtacccagtgcagctttaaatgacaTCATCCATCATTCCTGTGTGACCCTGTGCATCTTTAATGGTCACAGCATGTAGAGAAATTCCATTTTAATGATGCTTACCACCTTCCTTTTTATAAAAGAGACACATCTCAGCTGTCCGTGGTATCCCACGGACGCATTTGTGTTCGAAGTAAAAGTAGCGAACATAGTCCTTCATCTCTGCCTTCATTTCTGTAACAAAACCAGATTTGATTTTACGTgcttttcaagtcaagtcaactttatttatattgcgccttaaacacacaaaatacttctgttacaaagcgcttcacaaggttaaagagtaactaagcCCAAAACCTAAATCTGTATATTGCCATCTGCTactggctgatctttggtgccaggtgatgtcactacCTGTTGTTCTCTAAAGgtaggtgacatcacctggcaccaaagataaGCCAAttgcagatggcaatttcagcagcatgctttttacctttagatgtgAGACTTTACACAgacagtctagtctagtcttgtttatttatatagcctcttatcacaagcatgtctcaaagggctttacatagcatcgtATACAGTTTTGGGTTtgggggtttagttactctttaaaagaaaaagataacataacagtaaacaatccaaatccaaaaaaaagagcaaattattttcaaaaagcagataaaacacatcagTGACACTGAGAGGCTGTAGAGTAAAAAGTGGgtctttaaatgttttaaacatGGCAGTGGATTCTGCTGATTTATGACTCTGCTTGCTACTGCTGGGTGACATTTAATGCTTTTTTGGAGCTGAAAACAGATGCATACACTAACTGCAGCAGTTCGTTAGAAGACTGAGGAGGAACTGGGGtgctaactctgtgtgtgtttggtgatcCTGTGAACTTCAGCAGAgttgggggtgagtagataatggctgaattttcattttggggtgaactattgtTTTAAGATGAAGCAGTCCCAGACATCAGCAGTTAAAACTAGATCACCTGCAGCTACAGACTGTGTTGTGTAACGATCTGAAACCTGATTGAAACTTGTCAAATAAGTTATTTTGGCTGAGGAAGGAAGTTAGTAGATTTGCGGCTACTTTCTCTAAGACCTTTGAAAGCTGTTGTTGATGTAGAGACAGCACAGTGAGTGCAGCATAGAAATGGGTGAGACTTCAATTACAGTGTTAATGGCCAGGTTCTGTACAAAAGAAGATTTACAGTAGGCTCTGTTGCAATCAGTGGAATTAGTTCTATATAGCCAACAATGTGATCTATTTTATCCGCAATTGAATGAATCAGTACATAACTTCAGGTCACAGTGTCCAGACTCAAGACACATTTAGTGCAgttgattgttgttgtttgttgtcctTTGCTGTGTGTAGAGCACTTTGCGATGAACCTGCTTGCTAACAGAACTGCATGTATGACTTACTTCTTATATTATCCCTTGCTTTTAAAGTTTTCACTGTTTCTGGCATTGTTTTCCCATCTTGAAGCTCGTACCACTCTAGGCAAGTTCCTTGGGGAACTTTTACTTTTGGTAATGGTTTGTCACAAGCTGTAGGGGGTGGAAAAGGAACAACATGGCTGTTAAGCACTGGGTCTGCTGAAGGATAAATATACATGCTAAGTAATACACTTTAGAATGCATAAGACTCGAAGACCATTTTCAAGGATGCATGTGtcaagtgtgcatgtgtttaggCGTGCGCACACTTACTTTTCAAATCTTTGGCTGGTTTGGCTGGAACCGGTATATTTGCAGCAGGAGACGCCCCTGCTGCATTTATGGCGATAACGGAGATGTTGACGAAAGAGTCGGTCACATAAGTGCTGTATTCAGTGGTCTTgacttgtttcttcttcttcttcttcttcttcggaCAAGGACATCCACGAGAAGACTGGGTGTCTGTCACGCTGTAATTCACTCCTCCCACTGCTGCTGCATGTGGCACAGCCTGAGAAACAGGATGGAGCTCAGTTCAGAAATACACATACAAGGTCCATCCTAACAAATCTTTTGCTCCGCTATTGCATCTTCATaatctattttttcttaaaacacattaaacaaaGTTAACATATCATCCACCACAAATGGTGCAgcccccctctgggccaatcaggaaaTCAATGAAAAAGCCTTTAGGGGGGGAAACTGTTATTCAAGAAACACAAAGTGGTGGAAAGCCCAATATGGCGTTCTGAAGGCATGTTGGAGAGCAAGGATAGCTGgataaatgtacaaaaaaaagttatttgaaCTTGCAGTGTGGGAgatatgaaattaaattatattttttgacTTGTAGCACTACCCCTggtcaatcagtgtaattttcaaAGTGTGTGAAAGACGGACGaaagaatgaataaacaaacagacCAACAAATGAATAGATGgaccaaaaaataaatgaatgaagtgaAACTGTATTGAAAGCAAGTTAAATTAGTTAAAACTAGTAGATTTGTTCTTGTTGCAATAACATGCTTTTTTAATCAGTAGATGTCAAACATGAAAACTAGTCTCTGTGTTTGCTCTCCAAGACAGAAGACACCGATACACCAAGACAGCAAGACAGAACATGTGTGTTGCCCCAAACTACACACACAGGTGTGTTGAAAATGAGAGTGTAGTTTCCCTTCACTAGCTTACCTTCCAAGTTAGTATTAGCATTCGAGTGCCATTGTTAAACTCCCTGGTGGTCAGGTTAACTTCAGGCTGATGTTCAAGTTCTGCAATGAAAACACAGATATTTATAGTGTTGGTGAGCAGACAGCAGGTCCACATCCTTTCAGTTCATTAATTAAGTGAATATCCTTCAAAATGTTAATTAATTGGACCCCCGATCCAAACTGTAGGCTATCAAAAAATCCATAATGGAGATAGATGTTTTTAAGCAAGGGTTAGAAAATTAATTGCTTtctctgtttacatttttaattgattgattgagagTCCACTGATGTTAATCTTGATTGGTAATATTATTAAAAAGGGCAAaacatttgaagggtttcattgaAATTTGGGAAATTTCAAGGTGAAATTCattagtcaatatttcaaaaacataaatgattctAGTCTCAAGAACAAAATGACTTTGTGAACTTCATCAACAAACTAATAGTTTCTTTTATAGCCAATAATGTGATTTTTTCATGCCAGCCACCATTTTCtaagtgtcagtgtcagtgttttcatttggagggtttttggaatgaaattgcattatttaatttatttgattaaATTTTAATACATCTacggtgtctcaattagtggggatgggattgtcttctctgttgcagcaaccctttgtgatttagactgataaaatgaatgaatacaatttTATCTAGTGCAGTTTTACTTAAATTAAAGATTGCCTCTGCCTTGTGTCCAATGACATTAACAAGGTCCCACTGAGATTTAAACTCAGATTGCTAGATTCAAAGTCCAGAGTGCTAACCATTACACCAGGAAACCTCTGAGCCGGGCGTTCAGGTAACTGTCTGCTGCAGACACAGAACACGACTCACCTGCAGGAACGGTCTGAACTGCGGACCAGTCGCTCCACAGCGGGTTCTTGGCCTGGGTGGACCTCTGTCTGACCTGAACCTGGTAAGATGAACGTTTCTGGAGATTCACAACACTGACCTGGTCTGTgcagataaacagaaaaacaggcagATTCGTAAAGGAAAACCTCGGTATTTTGAATTCTAATCTAGACCTGTGACACCTGGTTAAAATGAAGAATGGTAACACTGCTAACCAGACATTTTATGGACACTGAAGAAATGTAAACCTTTATTTCACATAATGTGTCAACTGTttactgacaaaaaataaatgaaattcaaCACACGTGCGCCCTTCTCTGTTACTAATGACGCTCACAGCAGCACTTTGCATTTAAGCAGGAGAAAAAAGCCTCCTATCTGATCACGAAGTtcagcgattttggacctatatataattagtCTCTTCCATATCtgcagtacttggacccacagagaatattggccccagagtcagctgtcagttgaagcagcgagctccattgcttcttgctgctaacaatgagtccaaatggggtttagcaaaatatctccaaaaaagccatttgtaggctccagAGGGAGTtgagaggaaacaaaaaagtacataaattaaaatttgCTCTGATTTCACGACAATTACActcactttcactaatcaggaaatcacagaactatttttctctgccgcaggaCAGACCGCTGTGGGGTGAGAGGCGGTTCCTGGTggagtgatctagttctggacggtcaggtcagattgtaaacagtagagttcggtagaagacgatccgctgagtggaaatggtgcggtgctgctgctttccgggcCGTGGAGAGAAACACATCGGTCGCTCTCCAggtcgttttcacagactggattttttggagatattttgataaacagtttggactcattgttagcagcaagagtcCAATAACTAGGTAtgaaagagacaaattatatataggtccaaaattgccatacttatcctttaatgtgtcTACTCTTAGAAGTAGATCCGCAACAAGCATAGAAGGAAGCTACAGATCCACATCaaataaatgctgcatgtacttttcttctctctgattACAGCTCTATAACACATGAGAGTACTTACACATTAAAGGCTCTGTTGCTGTATTTGTCTTGGTTATTCTCTATATCAACAATGAGGGAAAAGGTCAAATAGGTTAATCAAGGCAGCAAAAAATGGAAATCAACTTCACGTACAGTATATCCAGTAAAGCAGGTGAATAGAGTTCACATTAGAAATATGCCTCACATTTTCCCATGATTCTGTGGTGTCTTCTCTTCGGAACCGCACCTCTGCTAAAGCCGGTTGCTTCTCTGCAGCTTTCCAACTTAAACTGAGGTTGTTTTTTAACCAGGACACTGATATAGTTTGTGGTGCTTCATACTTAACTgttgaaaaaaagcaaaacagttTTTGACgttgtttgtgttatttaaatATATCTATTTTTAAGTTTCATAACAGTTCCTATAAAATATGTTTATCTGCAATAAAACGATCACTTCTGACATCGTTGTATAACCCATTGAGCATAGTAAGTAGCCTGGAAAATTAAAACCAGCCACTTTAGCAGGTCACCAACCATTACCTGGGGCTCCGTTTCATTCTAAAAAATAGATTTAATTAGTCAAATTGTGGAAGTGGCTGCAGTATTTTTGGAATTAATTCTCCACTGTGGCCTGTGGATGAAAAATgtagtttcctgccctgataGCAAGTTGTGGACTCATCGCTACAAAAAGGACAATAATGTGCTTTAGTGTGTTATGTTGTTGGGTGAAATGAGCAGAGCATCAAGTACCTGTGTTCCTCAGGACGACAGAGGTCCTGGGTGACGTGCAGCTGGAGTTTCCTGTGTGAGCTGTCACCCATATGTAAACAGGCCGGTCTTTGATTAGTGCCTCCTCATTCAGCTGGGATTTCCAGTTCTTGTCAATGCCCTCAAATTCCTTTTCTTTAAAGGGCGAACCTGTAGTGCTGAGTGCAAATAAAACATCTTAGAAGTCCCTGGCCTTCTAGATTAAAGGTGTACGTCAGCGTGGGAGGATGGGAACATGGTTTTTCTCTTTGTGCTTTTGAGATGACGCAAAACAAACTTGTACCAGCTACATATCTACAGTG
Coding sequences:
- the il12rb1 gene encoding interleukin-12 receptor subunit beta-1; the encoded protein is MMILRDFPQHLMDQLKGWSSLQGFTAMFMLLTVVSKGSACEAPSGPQCFRRNFSESVYRCEWSMNTSASDVTYDLYFNTTGSPFKEKEFEGIDKNWKSQLNEEALIKDRPVYIWVTAHTGNSSCTSPRTSVVLRNTVKYEAPQTISVSWLKNNLSLSWKAAEKQPALAEVRFRREDTTESWENSYQVSVVNLQKRSSYQVQVRQRSTQAKNPLWSDWSAVQTVPAELEHQPEVNLTTREFNNGTRMLILTWKAVPHAAAVGGVNYSVTDTQSSRGCPCPKKKKKKKKQVKTTEYSTYVTDSFVNISVIAINAAGASPAANIPVPAKPAKDLKTCDKPLPKVKVPQGTCLEWYELQDGKTMPETVKTLKARDNIRKMKAEMKDYVRYFYFEHKCVRGIPRTAEMCLFYKKEGAPRIKPQGFTALSETCNSAELSWKAIPSEEQQGFLTHYAVCSMRTSPQDGAEECHNVSASSTEYRLENLTPGSRYNISLAGVTRVGAGPKAFTSIATHPENPVNVWLSLGLLFVFFLASILCTFILKRIKNRIFPPVPIPVILIDTFRPGNQEMLEMKEEVHELTLQPEDKSVPTPEDLEETTVLGEVWETDDAAEEDMEHERILGDSTTSEGASDECLSPGYKSQAVRRSRDSAVMDLGQGDEITMLIYKNGSVFDVKADSS